TTGGAGAAAACTTGAGTGGTTGTGTTGGTTTTGGTGGCAGTGGGGATGGCTACAATGGATTTGGTAATGATGGAACCAAttttggaggtggtggaagctcgtttatttattttgacaattaCAACAATGAGTTATCAAATTTTGGACCCATCAAGGGTGGAAACTTTGGAGGCAGAATCTCTGGACTCCTTGGTGTTAGAGGCCAATAGTTTGCTAAATCACAAAACCAAAGTGGCTATGGTGGTTCTAGCAATAGCAGGAGCTATGACAGTGGTAGAAGGTTTTACTACTGCCAGGAAACAGCTTAGCAGGACAGGAGAGCCAGAGAAGTGACAGCTATAGATACAGATTTATGAACTTATCTAAGCACAGTGGTAGCAGGGCCTAGCTgcaacaaagaagaaatgatttagACAGTACTCATATGTAGACAAAAAAACTTGAGGACTGTATTTGTGATAAATTGTATAACAGGTCATCTTAGTTTCTATTCTGTGGAAAGTGTAAAGTATTCCATCAAAGATTTTAATGTAGACTTTTTCCCCCACCCATGCTGTTGATTGCTAAATGTTAGTCTGATCATGATACTGAATAaatgtgtcttaaaaaaaaaaaaaaggttaattctGATTGCAGGAATTGGGTAGGTAACATTTCATCTTAGATTTGGCATTTGAATTGAATACTAAAAGTGAAGAAGCCAGAGCATAATCAAAGTGCAGTGAATAAAGATGAAAGTCTTGTTTAGAGACAGCACACCACACACTAGAGCAAAAACAACCAGTTCATGAAGAAAGGGGGTAggttacaatatatttttttctctctgttttttgtaTAATATAAGGATGGAAGtcagagctctgccactgagctgcatccccagcacttctgtttttttattttgagataggatctcactgaagTGCTAATGTAGGCCACTAACCTTtggtcctcctgccacagccttctgaatagctggggttacaggcacatGTCATTTTATTTGGCCTGAATATTTCTTTAGTCATTGAGCTTTTCTGAGCAAGTGAATGACAAGAACAGActctggaggaaaaaaagcaattagTGTAACAAGAGAATAAGGGAGTGAATGATGAAGTGGCATGAAACAAGAGATAGATGTGTGAGAGAGGGCTATTTAAGCAGTGACTTGCTAGGGTTTGGCAACATAGAGGGAGCCTGAAAGCTGGAGTGGTTAAAGGGAGAGGATACCATCACCAAGATTGGGAGTAACACTAGAGGAGGCTCGCTGTGAATCAGGAGCAGGTGTGCTGCCTCTGAATCTGCTTGCTGCACAGGGAGGGCTGCCTGGACTTTTTCATTGCAAACATAAAGTTGGCACTTctgtaaaattaagaataaagttATAGACTTGGCAgtagcaggaaggaaggaagagatgtGTTAAAGGTGGAGTGTTTGCATGGGAAATAGAAGGGGATAGATGATCAAAGCATCACTTTTGTAAATACCAGGTTCTTCAATTTCTAATTCATGGGAAAATGCAATGGAGACTGACtgaaaagaaggggaaagtttCTGCTGAGATTAGTTTTGCCAGGACTGTAGCTCTTAACTAATTTTATTAGTTCCTAAATTATAGTGTTTAATAGAATAAATAACTAGCAAAAATGCTGCATGAAGAACCATCTATATTTTACCTGCCAAGATCTTCATTCAGATTAATGTTACCTAAGATCACTGTATTGTTAATACCCTTAAATTGTCTTGGGCTGAAAGaggaatatataattaaatattgaatAGCCTGGCATCTCAGTTCAGAGGAAGAGATTTTTATGGTGAAATGAACTCTGAAGCTAGGTCGGttggttgtttatttatttagcagtactgggaattgaacccatggctgtgcaagcactctacccctgccCCACAAACTACTTAAAGTGACAGCTCAGAGAATCCAATTGCATAGTTTCCAGACATTGCTATTGTATTGTGCATTGTCCTGTGGTATCATAGTATAAAATGTAGCTGGTCTTTGTGCCCAGTTCCTGTCACAGAGCTCCTAAAACCCTAGGAATTTGCTGAGTGATAGTAGTGGCTTTTATTATTTGCAGTGAACTTCCCACCCACCAACCCTTTTATTTgttcagttctggggattgaattcaggtgcttgaacactgaactacatccctaaccctctttattttgagatggggtttcactgagttgcttgagttggccttcaatttgtgatccttctgcctcaggccagagccactgtgcttggctcacATTTCACTCCTCTGATCACACCCAAGTTTATGCTAATGGTGTGACTTAAAGTGGGGATCCTAAATATTCTCTGGATATGGCACTAGTCACCCAAACAACCCAGTGATTAGATTGTTGGGAATTTGAACCCCACCCACTGACCACTGAGCTGTTACTTAAAGAGGTGGAGAATCTCAGAGACACCCTTCCAATTAAAGCAAAAACCCACAGCCTGCTGTCATATCTCACCTACCTATTGCTGTCTAATGTATCAGTATTGTCATAATAGAATCAAATGTTTCTGTACTGAACATTGTTACACCAATACAGAGTCTTGGGCCAAGTGTAAAACCTTAAATTTTGGTTGAGTAACCTGTTATCTCTATGTCTAGGTTTGTCttgcctctttccttttttttttttttttaaacctctttccTTGTTCCAGGAAAACAGGTGGAATTTACCTTCCTCCATTTTAggaattattttaacatttttttttccagaggagaTAATCCATATAAGCATAAAGCCAAAGGTATCAGCTGCCAAATATCTGAAATATAGAAAATGGGTTGCGTTTTCTGGCCTTCAACATTTTTTGAGTGGATGACTCTTGacaaccacctttttttttttttttttttagacagttCCTTTTGAATAAATTTCCATTTggaatcaattcactgattataCTCATTTCCCGCTTTTGGCTTTGCTAGATTATGCAGAGCAATCTAGCTGGTACTTGAGGCTCTACCAGCAGAATCTACATCAGATACCTTGGGCCAGGTGTGTTTTGCATTTGCATGGCACCATAGGGTTCTCTCTCACCTTGCATAACTGTGGACACAGAATTTTGAAgacatctttttaatattttcttgattcAATGTGTAAATAACTTTCTATTCAGTGATAGCATATTCCAATAGGGAATGAGTGAGCTAGCTCTTGTTTTTGCCTTTCATTATGTGATAGTGGAAGGACTCCACCTCAGCCTCTGATTCTATTTTACTtcagttaaaaatgttttaatgaagGTAGAGAGCTCCAGGACAGCCACTTTCTCAGTCTCTTCTAGAGTTCCATAGATTTGAGTAGTATGAAGACAGAGTGCTTTGTGTTTCCATGTTCTGTCACATGCATGATGTTGTTTGATCCTAAAAGACCCCATAAAGTAAGAGGTGTCACGATAGTATTGATCTTCTATTGCAGGTAAACAGACCAAGATTCTGAGGGGGTGGGGAGATCTTGAGTAAGACAGCTAGTGAGGGCTAAACTTGGGCGTTGAAACTGAATGATTtaatttgcagtgctggggattgaacccaggacctcatatatgctaggcaaatactatACCACTTAACCcgaactggatttttaaaaatctccaaatacCCACCACATTTAATTCAGTGAAGCAGTCCCAGGGCTTTCTGTGTTGTTGTGGGTTTCTTCTGCAAAAAGGTTACTCTTGTTACATTCCAGACATACACATTATTTAAGTCCTTTATatccttgaaaattaaaattgttgcTTTCTGGATTAATTGAAAAGATATGTGATTTTGCTAGTTGGGTACTGTCAGTTGGCAAGTTCCTTAAGTATACAGAGAAAAGAGGTTCAGGCAGTGAGAAACAAAGCCTGAGTGACTTGCCCAGGTTTTTTGGGTTTCCAGCTCTTTCCTCTCAGTAACTTGGAATCCTAGAACCTGCTTAGTGGGGTCCTGGTTATCAAGGAAGGTCTTGTTCTGAGAGGCGTGTGAGTCCCCTTTTAGAATGTGTGCTGCTTGGCTATAGTCCAATCCCTTTCACAGAATGGAAAAGGAGGTGCTCACTGATTGAAAAAGGATCTCATTCATGCTCTCATATTTTGCCATCACCTCCCTTTTCTCCCAACAGTGGGCTACCTTGAGAATGGAGAGAGGAGCCAAGGAGAAGAACCACCAACTTTATAAGCCCTATACCAACGGTAAGATTGTTTCTTGATTCTTAGCCTAAAAGAGCTCTTTGAAATATGTTCCTAAGTGCTTTCAATTGTAcacttagtctgttttctgttcctaTAACCTGAGAGTgggtagtttataaagaaaaaaaggtttatttggctcttgATTCTGGTGCATAGGGAAATACAGGGTGCAGtagagcacgcctgtaatcttaACGGCTTAggggagctgagacaggagaatctcagtacaaaaccagcctcagcaatggcaaggcgagacactaagcaactcattgagaccctgtctctaaataaaatacaaaatagggctggggatgtggctcagtggtcaagtgcccctgagttcaattcctggtaccaaaagaaaaaagaaaaatccagatagCATAGCATGACATTGCTGAGAGCCTTGCTGCTTCACGATGTGGTAGatggcatcacatggcaagagagcatgtgtgagggaaggaagaagtgaGGAGGTGGTATGTGATGAGAGAGTACCCAAGAGAATGGGGAGGGTCTGATCTTGCTTTTTGAAAATTAGTTCCTTATCTTGCAGGAACTAATCCACTTCTGCAGATCTGACTCCCCAAGATACCAGTGTTTGTCCTCTGATCAGGACATGAccccatgacctaatcaccttccaTGAGACCTCAACTCTTAAAAATGCATAGCTCTCAATAATGTTTTGAATCTTTAGGGGGACACACTTAAAATGTCGTTAAACCATAGCACACAGGTACCCTTCACTATTTAAAATGCAGTATTTGTACCCTATTTCTAACATGCTCCTTCCTAGCTTGCTGCTTGACCAGGGTGTTCTCTTTTGTAGGAATCATTGCTAAAGATTCTACTTCACTAGAAGAAGAGATCAAAGAGATTCGCCGAAGTGGTAGTAGTAAGGCTCTGGATAATACTCCAGAGTTTGAGCTCTCTGACATTTTCTACTTTTGCCGGAAAGGAATGGAGACCATTATGGATGATGAGGTGACAAAGAGATTCTCGGCGGAGGAATTGGAATCCTGGAACCTGCTGAGCAGAACCAATTATAATTTCCAGTACATCAGTCTTCGGCTTACTGTCTTGTGGGGGTTAGGAGTGCTGATTCGGTATTGCTTTCTTCTACCACTCAGGTGAGGGCAAGGTCTGGTGAAGATAAAAGACTTGACCTGCTTTCCCTAAGCCCGAAGCATGATCTGCCTatctctctgttttgttttcccattttAGAAAGAATAGTGTggttctttcatttttcagtcCATCCGACTCTTGAAAAAAAGTACCTTGGTATGGTTATCCTTTAAAGGCTCTTGGATTCTCTGCATATCAGACGGAAATAGTAGGGTTTTATGAAGATAGATTGCTTGTCTAGATGGACTGAACACAGGGACAGGGAACGTCATGTGCTTTCTGGCCATTGCTCCCTGGGCATGGCCTTTCTTCCTGAAGCTCGCCTCTCCAGCACAGAGGCGCTGGcgatttctgtttttctgtgctGTGTGTTCCAAGGATGCCTTGAGACATGCCAGTACCTTTAGGCTCTGCCTCCTATTGTTCAGAGAGGCTTTGCTTCAGCCAGGGTGTAaagccagagggcagggggaagACAGCAGGACAGTAGTTGCCCAAGGGCAGAACAGCTTGCTTTAGGGTTTCCTGTCACTCTAACTGCCTGATGCCTGAGGTGCTAGTCAGCTGAGAAACAGATTCATAGTTGGCTTCCCATTTGGAATTATAGTGATCCCTGGTTCTGATAGTCTGCTTGCATTTCTGGGTGGAACTCTTGCCTGGTCTTAGGTGCTCAGATCTTGCGGATGGTTTTGGGGATTCCTGCTTTCATTTTCACACATTCACTTAGTTTGCTGTGTTATTTGTCTTCCTGTTACAGGATAGCTCTTGCGTTCACGGGGATTAGCCTCCTGGTGGTGGGCACAACTGTGGTAGGATACTTACCGAATGGGAGGTAAGTAGAGCACAAGTGCTCAGTTGTGGGGCAGTCAGTTCTGGGAATGGTAGCTGATACTGCAGGCTAAGCCACTCCTTCAGATACTAACCCAATCCATAAAGTAACCCTGTGTAACAATAAAGGCTTTCATTTAGTGATTGATCTTGACCTGTGactattttgtttggttttgggttttttttgtccCTCAGCCCTCATACTCTTCTCATTTTAAGACAAAAAGGCAGAAACCACAAAAACAGAGTCCAGGGCCCAAGTGTTAACAGTTTTAATAGTAGTATATCACTTAATTTTGAGCATTCTGCTAAGTTGATAAATTGATGGGATAAGGAAGAgggtaaagttttaaaaaataattaggaatacaagtagattttgtctttttttttaagctttgttCTTTCAGGGAAGTTGTAGGGCCAGCAGACTTCTCTAATGCTGGGACTGGTGAGGAGGTTGAACTCTGGGCTTGGCCTGCCTCTGGGAATGACTAGGGGAAAGGACTCGAGGAGATACCCTGGCCCACCTGTGTTGGGAGTTATAGGCTATGAATACTGAACCAATAACGTAGGGGAATGTAAGCAAGTCTTGTTGCCATTTCTTTGTTTCATCTTGTGTGACATAAAGAGGCTAACCTTACAGGGTTTACAATACTCAGTaatatttataaaagcattttgCAGACTTAAATAGTTGGAGTCAAACTTGTCCCATCTTCTTACCTGTAAGATGAAACCTCAAACTTTTTCCTATTATTGCAGGTTTAAGGAGTTTTTGAGTAAACACGTTCACTTGATGTGTTATCGGATCTGTGTTCGAGCCCTAACAGCCATCATTACCTATCATGACAGGTGAGGCAACTTTGTTTTGATGCAAAGGGAGATGGTGCTGGCCCAAACTGTGACTTGGACTCACCTGCACTCAACCAATTGCAAAGAGACTTCTGAGCTTTAAGTTAGAGCTGGTGAAATTTGTGAGGTGAGAGATATGCTCTAAGTTAATCGTTTCACACTCACTTTTATTGCTTTGCATATTTTTTACACTAGAAAAAACAGACCAAGAAATGGAGGCATCTGTGTGGCCAATCACACATCTCCTATTGACGTGATCATTTTGGCCAGTGACGGCTACTATGCCATGGTAagttttttcctcctatttttttgaggcaggacTCCTTAAAGGGTCAGAATTGGTTGACCTCTGAACCTTTCACAAAGCACTTTCTTAAGGGTATAAGTATATGAGCATATTGGTACCCGTGGACCCTAATCTAGATTGTCACTTTGGGGAACTCCTTGGGGACTAGGGACTTGGAAATAGGAGGTATTCTGAAGTGATAAGATTGTGGCTAAAGTTGGTACTTACGCTTTTTTTTTGGCAAACCATGGAAGTAAGGTACAGGATGAGGATGGGGACTTGAAAGGACTGGATTCGAGGGCATTTGAGAATGGCCAGAGGggcattttattcattcatcatttgcaatactggggatcaaacccaggacctcacacatacttAAATAAGCAGCTCTACCCCTGAGGTatgtccccagctccttttttatttttgagacagggtattaaAGTTTCGAAGGCTGTGCTTGTCCTTGAAATCATCCTGCCTCtgaagtaactgggattataggtgtgtgccactgcacctggcacacaCCTGGGAGGGACACAAGGGATCACTCAACTTTACTATTTAGTTTTAAGGTTTTAAGTTATGTCTTTAATTGTATATCTCTGGTTAAAAGGAGACATTTAGGATTCAGAGTGGTTTTTTGATAGTGAGAAATCTGCAGTGAGCAATCGTATCTATGGATGAAGGTTGGAGTACTCATTTTTGGGACCTATGGCTTCTCCCCAGAGTTGGGAGTATTGTGAGAGGGTGGCTTCCTAATTATTCTTTTGTCTGAGATTAGGTGGGTCAAGTGCACGGGGGACTCATGGGTGTGATTCAGAGAGCCATGGTGAAGTCCTGCCCCCACGTCTGGTTTGAGCGTTCTGAAGTGAAAGATCGCCACCTGGTGGCTAAGAGGTAAAATGAACAATGCTATTTGCCCAGTTAGAACATAAACAGAAAACGTTTTAGGGGTAGTTATCCATCCACTGTAAAGTTATAATTCATTGTAGAGTATAGTTCTACACAGGGCCTATACTCTTCTCATAAtgaattttttcctaaaacaatatgaaaagtaTAAGGTGGTTGTGATGTATGTACACCTGTCATCACagcaacttggaagactgaggcacgAGGTTCACAAGTTagacgccagcctcagcaacttagtgagactctgtctgacaataaagaattaaaaaaaaaaaaaaaaaggtctggagatgtagttcagtggtacagcacccctgagttcaatccccagtatcataaaaaaagttaattaaaagtaTGAACtttctggctggggatgtggctcaagcggtagtgcgctcgctggcatgcatgcagcccgggttgatcctcaccaccacatacaaacaaagatgttgtgtccgctgaaaacttaataaataaataaataaataaatattaaaatcccccccccctcaaaaaaaaatatgaactttgATTGCTATTAGAAATCTCCAAACAGATTCgttatcatacacacacacacacacaccaaaaaaaaaaaacacacacacacacaaactgctGCTCAGTCTCCTTCTGGTGCATGTAATGAAAAGAGTTGCAGTAATGACATCAAGACTCAGTTGAGTTTATCTTCCACAGGTCTTTGTGAACCTCCCACTAAATTCTTTTTGCTGTACCTTTGCTTAGGGACAGAATATTGAGACAAGGGACTGTCTGTTTTCCCCAGTTTTAACAGAGTACCTGAGGATTGGGTGATATatgaagaaaagcttattttgatTCACAGCTCTTCGTGGCTGGGAAGTTCACATTTGGGTGACCACATCTGGCAAGACCTTCATGCTTCACCATAACATAACAGAAAAGCAGAAGTGGCAACAGGCAGGTGCAGATGAGACAAAACACAAGAGGCTGCCTTGCTTTCTAataccctactttttttttttagaacaggaATAAGTTGTTTAACAGACattactcttttttaatatttttttagtttcaggtggatacaatatctttattttatttttatgtggtgttgaggatcgaactcagcaccCCGCACACAccaggcaaatgtgctaccacttgagccacatctccagccaacagacattactcttttttttttttttaaagagagagtgagagagagagagaatctttaacacttatttttttagttctcggcggacacaacatctttgttggtatgtggtgctgaggatcaaacccgggtcgcacgcatacaaggcgagcgcgctaccgcttgagccacatccccagccccagacattaCTCTTAAAGTAACTGATCTAGTACCATGAAAACTGCATTAATCCCTCTTAACAACTTAATTACTtcttaaaggccccacctcccaacactgtcaTAAGGCAATCAGATTTCACCATAAGTTTTTTTGTGTGGGAGGACAAGTaccaaggattgagcccaggggaacttaactgctgagccatatccccagccttttaagttattattttttaaattttgagacagggtctcaccaagttacttagagccttgctaaattgccactGTAACTGGCTCACCACGAGTTTCTGAAGGGATGAACCATAGCAAGGTCCAACCAAGCATGGCTGTTGCGTAGTCAGGCAACAAGACTTCTGAGAGTGCTGTGTGTGAGCCTCCTGCAGATAGTACTAAGTCTGAGCAGCATCCTTTGTGTGTAGACTTTAATACTGAATTGAATGATTATATGGATTAAATAGCAGTACTCTGCCCTTATAAATTTTCTTCATGAGTTTTAGATTTTGGGTTTATAAAAAACAAGGGTTTATTAACATGCCCAAGCTAGTGTGACATATATTAATCACTTTGATGATGATCGGCTTGAGGTTAtctatttctttgtcttatttttttttttctaaagactGACTGAGCATGTACAAGATAAAAGCAAGCTACCTATTCTCATCTTCCCAGAAGGTAAGAAGGAGTTGGTCCCCACAGAGCTGCAGTGTTGACCGCTATGCAGGATTGCAGCTCTATGGTCACCTTTTGGTTACCTTTAGATTGGTTGTGGGACTAAAAACTCAGGGAAATTCAGAATTTGGACTAAGAGATTCACAGGGTGAATTTCCTCAGTGCAGGAATGTCTTCTGTGGTACTGTTGGCAGTAAGTACCCTTTTAGCTTCTTGTGGAGTCTACCAAATGTCTTTGGCCTTCTTCTAGGCTGGTGTGTGGGAATCAGGGAAAGTGGCCTGTAAAGAGAAGGAagtgggactggggatatagctcagttgatagagtgcttgcctcacatgcacaaggccttgggttcaatccccagcaccaaaaaaaaaaaaaagaaaagaaaagaaaagaaaaggaaatacaacATTTTGCCTGACTCTTGTAAGTGTTCATTTTATAAGTTGAGGTTATTACaggtttttcctattttattattatatttagtgTGGAAGAAATTCCTAATATTTCAGGTaaaggaccagaaaaaaaaaaaaaacagcgtTTTATATTCTCTCTTGCATTTTAGGAACCTGCATCAATAATACATCAGTGATGATGTTCAAAAAGGGAAGCTTTGAAATTGGAGCCACAGTTTACCCTGTTGCTATCAAGGTACAAGACCTCTGAGGATGCATGCTGTCTTTATCACAGCCACCAAGGCCGGATACAGCAAGAAGGTGGAGGCTGGAGCTGATGTACCAGTCAATGAGTTGCTCTTCTCCAGTATAGCAATGCTGGGCTACCGTGGGTCCAGTGCTAGCAGAAGGAGAATACCAGGGGGTTGCCACCCTATCACAAAGGACTGGGGAGTATTCAGAGGAGATAACCACCCACTTCCCGATTTaggaaatgaattattttttggtTAGAATGAGGACCACAGCTACAGACCCATTTCCCACAAAATGTCATTTCAACAGCCATTTACCTCTATTAGAatcattgacaaataaaaaagtttatgaTACGCCTACTACTTGGTGGCAAGTACAGTGCCTACATGGTTGAGACCTCATGAGACTCTTGGTTTGTGACCATGTGCTAGTGAATATTAAGCTTCCTGCCTGAATGGATAATTTGCTTTGATAGAATTATAAATACAGAAACAT
This portion of the Urocitellus parryii isolate mUroPar1 chromosome 14, mUroPar1.hap1, whole genome shotgun sequence genome encodes:
- the Gpat4 gene encoding glycerol-3-phosphate acyltransferase 4; this translates as MFLLLPFDSLIVNLLGISLTVLFTLLLVFIIVPAIFGVSFGIRKLYMKTLLKIFAWATLRMERGAKEKNHQLYKPYTNGIIAKDSTSLEEEIKEIRRSGSSKALDNTPEFELSDIFYFCRKGMETIMDDEVTKRFSAEELESWNLLSRTNYNFQYISLRLTVLWGLGVLIRYCFLLPLRIALAFTGISLLVVGTTVVGYLPNGRFKEFLSKHVHLMCYRICVRALTAIITYHDRKNRPRNGGICVANHTSPIDVIILASDGYYAMVGQVHGGLMGVIQRAMVKSCPHVWFERSEVKDRHLVAKRLTEHVQDKSKLPILIFPEGTCINNTSVMMFKKGSFEIGATVYPVAIKYDPQFGDAFWNSSKYGMVTYLLRMMTSWAIVCSVWYLPPMTREKDEDAVQFANRVKSAIARQGGLVDLLWDGGLKREKVKDTFKEEQQKLYSKMIVGNHEDRSRS